From a single Endozoicomonas euniceicola genomic region:
- a CDS encoding phage major tail tube protein has product MSFVNDVLKNVRMFVDGRGYASDVEELTPPKLTIQTEDYRGGGMDAPVGLDMGMEKLEASYTLVSFDRDVLALFGVAPGQDIPLTFRGALESYDGTVTAVVYEMRGKIREIDPGTWKGGDKPSLSCTMDLHYYKLTHGGSVIHEIDVMNMKRVINGVDRLAQVRDAIGL; this is encoded by the coding sequence ATGAGTTTCGTCAATGACGTACTGAAAAATGTACGAATGTTTGTAGATGGCCGTGGTTATGCCAGTGATGTTGAAGAGCTGACCCCGCCCAAGCTGACCATTCAGACTGAAGACTATCGGGGTGGTGGCATGGATGCCCCGGTGGGTCTGGATATGGGTATGGAGAAACTGGAAGCCAGTTATACGCTGGTGAGTTTTGACCGTGATGTGCTGGCGCTGTTTGGTGTCGCCCCCGGTCAGGACATACCGCTGACCTTCCGGGGTGCGCTGGAAAGTTACGACGGCACAGTCACTGCAGTCGTCTACGAAATGCGGGGCAAGATTCGCGAGATCGACCCCGGCACCTGGAAGGGGGGCGACAAGCCCAGCCTGAGCTGCACCATGGACCTGCACTACTACAAGCTGACCCACGGCGGCAGTGTGATCCATGAAATTGATGTGATGAACATGAAGCGGGTAATAAACGGCGTGGATCGTTTAGCCCAGGTTCGTGATGCCATTGGCCTGTAA
- a CDS encoding phage tail protein: MSQVMMKLGNYTFSLNTAAYQRLQRTTSYRWSSQDRINKTAARQFIGPGDDTIKLAGVIFPQFNGGAGQLDSLRELAGTGKPHLLVDSLGIVHGYWCLTDIDETQTKHLAGGIPRQQEFSLSLIYYGDTLPNQAG, translated from the coding sequence ATGTCGCAGGTGATGATGAAATTGGGCAATTACACGTTCAGCCTGAACACGGCAGCGTATCAGCGATTGCAGCGTACCACGTCGTACCGCTGGAGCAGTCAGGACCGGATCAACAAAACCGCAGCGCGCCAGTTTATAGGCCCGGGGGATGACACTATAAAACTGGCGGGCGTGATCTTCCCCCAGTTTAACGGCGGTGCGGGTCAGCTGGATTCATTGCGTGAACTGGCCGGAACCGGCAAACCTCACTTGCTGGTGGATAGCCTGGGCATCGTTCACGGCTACTGGTGCCTGACAGACATCGACGAAACACAAACCAAACACCTCGCTGGTGGTATTCCCCGCCAGCAGGAGTTCAGCCTGAGTCTTATTTACTATGGCGACACGTTACCGAACCAAGCAGGGTGA
- a CDS encoding helix-turn-helix domain-containing protein, with amino-acid sequence MYRHFSECLEHVLTVKGWRSKRLALEINVNKSTVSRWLNGETEPRNLAELVSIAEALDVTTDELLGHHNELTPHLELIRKLPKDLRDQELKRLQKLVENYRKT; translated from the coding sequence ATGTACCGACATTTTTCGGAGTGTTTAGAGCATGTGCTCACTGTCAAAGGCTGGCGATCAAAGCGGCTGGCTCTGGAGATAAATGTGAATAAATCAACTGTTTCACGTTGGTTGAATGGTGAAACCGAGCCGCGTAACTTAGCTGAGCTGGTGTCTATTGCGGAAGCACTGGATGTCACTACGGATGAGCTACTGGGTCATCATAATGAACTGACCCCGCACCTTGAGCTAATACGAAAGCTGCCCAAAGACTTGCGAGATCAGGAACTAAAGAGGCTGCAAAAGCTGGTAGAGAACTACCGCAAGACTTGA
- a CDS encoding tail protein X translates to MATRYRTKQGDTLDWICWRFYGNKTGAVELVLKHNPKLGRQSALLPAGLDVALPDFPVEQRDGGVKLWD, encoded by the coding sequence ATGGCGACACGTTACCGAACCAAGCAGGGTGATACCCTGGACTGGATATGCTGGCGATTCTACGGCAACAAAACCGGCGCTGTGGAGCTGGTGTTAAAGCATAACCCCAAGCTAGGCAGACAATCCGCACTGCTGCCCGCTGGCCTTGACGTTGCCTTACCGGATTTTCCCGTTGAGCAGCGGGACGGGGGCGTGAAGCTGTGGGACTAA
- a CDS encoding phage tail sheath subtilisin-like domain-containing protein: MPEQFLHGVEVIEIDAGPRPIQTVKSSVIGIVGTAPDADPVAFPADTPVLVAGSLKAAAALDTKGTGAGTLPGAMDGIFDQCGAVVVVVRVEEGADDDATKQNVLGGVEADGSYTGLKALLGAESKLGFQPRLLCAPGFSHDQTIAAEMESLAAKMRAIAILDGPNKVDSDAIDYVRNFGQRCYVVDPWVIANGKAEPASARICGVIARTDNEQGFWHSPSNKPIYGITGTARPVDFVLGDTSSRANLLNEKHVSTIIRMDGYRLWGNRTCNTTDSKWFFLSVRRTADIINDSLLRAHMWAVDRNITKTYIEDVTGGVNAYLRSLQAQGAILGGECWADPDLNSPANIQLGKVFFNFDFTPPYPAEHITFRSHLVNDYLEEIL; encoded by the coding sequence ATGCCTGAACAGTTCCTACACGGGGTCGAGGTCATCGAGATCGATGCGGGCCCCCGTCCCATCCAAACCGTTAAATCCTCTGTGATTGGTATTGTCGGCACAGCGCCGGACGCTGACCCGGTCGCTTTTCCTGCCGATACTCCTGTGCTGGTGGCGGGATCCCTGAAAGCGGCTGCGGCTCTTGATACCAAAGGCACCGGCGCTGGTACCTTGCCCGGCGCTATGGATGGCATCTTTGACCAGTGCGGGGCCGTGGTGGTGGTCGTTCGTGTCGAGGAAGGCGCAGACGATGACGCCACCAAGCAGAATGTTCTGGGCGGCGTAGAGGCAGACGGCAGTTACACCGGCCTCAAGGCGCTACTGGGTGCTGAGTCAAAACTGGGTTTTCAGCCCCGTCTGTTATGCGCTCCCGGCTTCAGCCATGACCAGACCATTGCGGCAGAAATGGAAAGCCTGGCGGCCAAGATGCGGGCGATTGCCATTCTGGATGGTCCTAACAAGGTAGATTCTGACGCCATTGATTATGTCCGAAACTTTGGGCAGCGCTGCTATGTGGTGGATCCCTGGGTGATTGCCAACGGCAAGGCGGAACCCGCCAGCGCCAGAATCTGCGGCGTGATTGCCCGCACTGATAATGAACAGGGCTTCTGGCATTCACCTTCTAACAAACCCATTTACGGCATTACCGGCACAGCCCGTCCGGTGGATTTCGTTCTGGGTGATACCAGCAGTCGCGCCAACCTGCTGAATGAAAAACACGTTTCCACCATTATCCGGATGGATGGTTATCGTCTCTGGGGCAACCGCACCTGCAACACTACGGACAGTAAATGGTTCTTCCTGAGTGTACGACGCACCGCTGACATTATTAACGACAGTTTGTTGCGGGCGCATATGTGGGCTGTGGATCGCAATATCACCAAAACTTACATCGAAGACGTGACCGGCGGCGTGAACGCCTACCTTCGCAGCCTTCAGGCACAGGGTGCCATTCTGGGCGGTGAGTGCTGGGCAGACCCGGACCTGAACAGCCCGGCCAACATCCAACTGGGCAAAGTCTTTTTTAATTTTGACTTCACCCCACCGTATCCCGCTGAACACATCACCTTCCGCAGTCATCTGGTGAACGATTATCTGGAGGAAATCCTATGA
- a CDS encoding contractile injection system protein, VgrG/Pvc8 family, with translation MGLSTGIQPVYRITANEQDITDAVSENLISLNLTDEAGIQSDSLTIQLHDAAPGYSLPGTGAKLEVWLGYDSHVQNMGLFIVNELELSGPPSTMTIKAQAAPLSPASDTFGQIQTQKNRSWENITIGDLVKTIAEEQKMTPVVGDTLTDIKLEHIDQTSESDINLLTRIAKDHNAMVKPVSGRLLFMEKGRGKTATGKEIPPVIIKPEDLTSWKVRIAERSKYQSVTTRWQDIGSGEEKTVTAGEGKPELKITHNYADQPAAEAAAKSRYESMQRGASRLSLTLPGSPDLKAETVLKLVGFRTAVDGDWVVSRVTHKLDKGYVCSVEGEVPKG, from the coding sequence GTGGGACTAAGCACCGGCATTCAGCCCGTTTACCGTATTACTGCAAATGAGCAGGACATCACCGACGCTGTTTCTGAAAACCTGATCAGCCTGAACCTGACCGATGAGGCGGGCATTCAGTCAGACAGCCTGACCATTCAGCTACACGACGCCGCCCCCGGGTACAGCCTGCCCGGCACCGGCGCAAAGCTGGAGGTCTGGCTGGGGTATGACAGCCATGTTCAGAACATGGGGCTATTCATTGTCAATGAACTGGAACTGTCGGGACCACCGTCCACCATGACAATAAAAGCGCAGGCCGCGCCACTGTCACCAGCTTCGGATACATTCGGGCAGATACAAACCCAGAAAAACCGCAGCTGGGAAAACATCACCATTGGCGATCTGGTAAAAACCATCGCTGAAGAACAGAAGATGACGCCGGTGGTGGGTGACACCCTGACCGATATTAAGCTGGAACACATCGACCAGACCAGCGAAAGCGACATCAACCTGCTGACCCGGATAGCCAAAGACCATAACGCCATGGTGAAACCTGTCTCTGGTCGTTTGTTATTCATGGAAAAAGGCAGGGGCAAGACGGCCACCGGCAAAGAGATCCCGCCGGTCATCATCAAGCCTGAAGACCTGACCAGCTGGAAGGTACGGATTGCAGAACGCAGCAAATACCAGTCAGTGACAACCCGCTGGCAGGACATTGGCAGCGGCGAAGAAAAGACCGTAACGGCAGGCGAGGGCAAGCCCGAACTGAAGATTACCCACAACTACGCCGACCAGCCCGCCGCAGAAGCTGCAGCGAAGTCACGCTATGAATCCATGCAGCGGGGAGCCAGCCGGTTGTCGTTAACATTGCCCGGTTCCCCGGACCTGAAAGCGGAAACAGTGTTAAAGCTGGTGGGGTTTCGTACTGCTGTTGATGGTGACTGGGTGGTGAGCCGTGTTACCCATAAGCTGGATAAGGGGTATGTTTGTTCGGTGGAGGGGGAGGTACCGAAGGGATAG
- a CDS encoding DUF4376 domain-containing protein — protein MDFYYSKERGGFYISGIHRDIPADVVKITKLEHQTLLIGLSEGKIIDINENGKPFLAYPSVSEEQQQKQKYEQWKAERQAKVDTIVVEIDGMKFDGDEISQERMVRAATLASPDERLNWILADNTVAEVTADQLRRAARTAGEEQVKLWIPQPFIERLEGLWPEG, from the coding sequence ATGGACTTTTATTACAGCAAAGAGCGTGGTGGTTTTTATATTTCGGGTATTCATCGTGATATCCCCGCCGATGTTGTCAAAATCACAAAATTAGAACATCAGACACTTTTAATTGGCTTATCTGAGGGAAAAATCATTGATATCAATGAGAATGGAAAGCCATTTCTTGCCTATCCAAGTGTCTCGGAAGAACAACAGCAAAAACAAAAATACGAACAATGGAAAGCCGAACGTCAGGCAAAGGTAGACACCATTGTCGTAGAAATCGACGGCATGAAATTCGACGGCGATGAAATCAGTCAGGAACGCATGGTGCGCGCGGCCACTCTTGCGTCACCGGATGAGCGCCTGAACTGGATACTGGCGGACAACACTGTAGCAGAGGTTACCGCTGACCAGCTCAGGCGCGCCGCTAGGACTGCAGGGGAAGAACAGGTAAAGCTGTGGATTCCCCAGCCGTTTATTGAGCGGCTGGAAGGGTTGTGGCCTGAGGGGTAA
- a CDS encoding phage tail assembly protein, with the protein MSKDIKLEYPITIDGTEISVLRMRRPKVKDMLATDKIKNAAERDIATFANLCEVSPADIEELDMADMQQLQEAFQDFLS; encoded by the coding sequence ATGAGCAAGGACATTAAACTGGAGTACCCCATCACCATTGACGGGACTGAAATCAGTGTGTTGCGGATGCGTCGGCCTAAGGTGAAGGACATGCTGGCCACGGACAAAATCAAGAACGCGGCTGAGCGTGACATTGCTACGTTTGCCAACCTCTGTGAAGTCAGCCCGGCGGATATTGAAGAACTGGATATGGCTGACATGCAGCAACTACAGGAAGCCTTCCAAGATTTTTTGTCCTGA
- a CDS encoding guided entry of tail-anchored proteins factor 1, which translates to MATQTYNAVVKLGGTVDNSFKGIGGAVNKALGKTQKDIRKTKTEQTKLLKEINKNRKAGKDVSALERKYNALGDELERAKAKQNALNRAQQVGAKSGRLFGQVKTAVMGITGAATLAGGAIFGMTKSLADTMDYTAKTSAMLGFGVESFQEYEYAAQRSGMSAQEFATNAQKGIRSISEAAQGLGQGRLVLEELGLDAETMAMMSPEEQLNTIADAMAGVDSQTERMRMSVQLFGRSGAKMTNMLKGGSAGLAQLRQDARDTGNVLGNEAATDAENYMDALLDVELSIGGVTRMVGAQLMPVVTEAFKSMSGWIAKNRDQISVWGGKVAEAAKNVFPAIVDGVVGLGKGLWSLGSAINSAVQFIGGWENAALAVGAVMAGKMIASVIGVVSAIGGLVGSLGALGGVLPVVGAGIKAVGVALMANPIGLVAAAIAGGAALIYANWEPISGFFGSVWDSVSSSVGMAWDLIKTAFSFSPLGMIVNAWQPAIKWISSKFDWISQSANKVKSFFGFGDDDDTENEAPTKPRLGITQQQLTETRPEPVIPPFGQTAYKPEDNRQPYLFNSPLKPEENNRPQIGGAYDAQVQKPEALKAQETIQQAAPTQQVSQTDARKVDNINIYAAPGQDATEIGQQTATEWGGDNALYDLAGA; encoded by the coding sequence ATGGCCACTCAAACCTATAACGCCGTCGTTAAGCTGGGTGGCACTGTTGATAACTCGTTCAAGGGTATTGGTGGTGCGGTCAATAAAGCACTGGGCAAGACCCAGAAAGACATCCGCAAAACCAAAACCGAACAGACCAAACTTCTCAAGGAAATCAATAAAAACCGCAAGGCAGGCAAAGATGTTTCAGCCCTTGAGCGTAAATACAATGCGCTGGGTGATGAGCTGGAGCGAGCCAAGGCCAAGCAGAACGCCCTGAACCGGGCGCAGCAGGTCGGGGCTAAAAGTGGTCGCCTGTTTGGTCAGGTCAAAACGGCAGTGATGGGAATAACCGGCGCTGCCACACTGGCAGGTGGTGCCATCTTCGGTATGACCAAGTCACTGGCGGATACCATGGACTACACCGCTAAAACCTCAGCCATGTTGGGGTTCGGGGTGGAGTCGTTTCAGGAATATGAATATGCCGCCCAACGTTCGGGCATGTCGGCGCAGGAGTTCGCCACCAACGCACAAAAAGGCATTCGTAGTATATCGGAAGCGGCGCAAGGATTAGGTCAGGGTCGTCTGGTACTGGAAGAGCTGGGTCTGGATGCTGAAACCATGGCGATGATGTCACCGGAAGAACAGCTGAATACAATTGCTGACGCCATGGCAGGCGTGGACAGCCAGACCGAACGCATGAGAATGTCGGTGCAGCTGTTTGGCCGTTCAGGTGCCAAGATGACCAACATGCTCAAGGGCGGATCGGCGGGGCTGGCGCAGTTGCGGCAGGATGCCAGGGATACCGGTAATGTACTGGGCAATGAAGCCGCAACAGACGCTGAAAACTATATGGATGCGTTGCTCGATGTTGAATTGTCCATTGGTGGCGTGACTCGCATGGTGGGGGCGCAGTTAATGCCAGTGGTGACAGAAGCGTTCAAGAGTATGTCAGGCTGGATTGCTAAAAACCGGGACCAGATCAGCGTATGGGGCGGGAAGGTGGCAGAAGCTGCAAAGAATGTTTTCCCCGCCATTGTGGACGGTGTTGTTGGGCTGGGCAAGGGCTTATGGTCGCTGGGCTCAGCCATTAACAGCGCCGTGCAGTTTATCGGCGGTTGGGAGAATGCCGCCCTGGCAGTTGGTGCCGTGATGGCGGGCAAGATGATTGCTTCCGTTATTGGTGTGGTGTCTGCCATTGGTGGTTTAGTGGGTTCCCTTGGTGCGCTGGGTGGTGTCTTGCCGGTGGTGGGCGCAGGTATAAAAGCCGTCGGGGTTGCCCTGATGGCTAACCCTATTGGGCTGGTGGCCGCTGCCATTGCGGGTGGCGCGGCGCTGATCTATGCCAACTGGGAACCCATATCGGGCTTTTTCGGCTCGGTGTGGGACAGCGTGTCATCGTCCGTTGGTATGGCGTGGGATCTGATAAAAACCGCATTCAGCTTTTCACCGCTTGGAATGATTGTTAATGCCTGGCAACCGGCGATTAAATGGATCTCTTCAAAATTTGACTGGATCAGTCAGTCTGCAAATAAAGTGAAATCTTTTTTCGGTTTCGGGGATGATGACGACACGGAAAACGAAGCACCCACCAAGCCCCGTCTGGGCATTACTCAGCAACAGCTAACCGAAACACGACCGGAGCCGGTTATCCCACCGTTCGGTCAGACGGCTTATAAGCCAGAAGACAACAGGCAGCCGTACCTTTTCAACTCTCCCCTGAAGCCGGAAGAGAACAACAGACCACAGATCGGTGGTGCCTATGATGCCCAGGTGCAGAAACCGGAAGCCCTGAAAGCACAGGAAACCATCCAGCAGGCTGCACCCACTCAGCAGGTCAGCCAGACCGACGCCCGGAAGGTGGATAACATTAATATCTATGCGGCTCCCGGTCAGGATGCCACAGAGATAGGGCAGCAAACCGCCACCGAATGGGGTGGTGATAATGCCCTGTACGATTTAGCAGGAGCCTGA
- a CDS encoding gp53-like domain-containing protein produces MSLTIHQSGIDAAINAQASGFAGVTLNRVDLYNGSSKIKPLTLKGVQVIEPSRIYVVAQDSTTDVYDVTKMQFYTDGGVLFATAQNDDGSTIQSKAANATLLLAHQLNLSANPGTVAPSGNVSIYAPQATESLLGTAEIATQSEANGSTDDTRIITPKKLHNRTATESRRGIAEVATQTETNAGTDDSRLVTPKKLKAWWDGVRSWGNITGKPSVYPPAAHNHTIANVDGLQTALDEGTRQATESQRGQAEIATQAEVNAGTDHQRMVTPKTLKSRLSSFVRNATESISGFIKIGTQDEINSGSSGNVAVTPSKMRFGFVASLSGHIGYIIFPKWLGGFILQWGRHSFQTSGNTTQSHSFPVTFPNQCMNVIIGDWNNSDNTESSVRLRSSTTNSRLDVHCKSASLGSTAFSYLAIGF; encoded by the coding sequence ATGAGTCTGACCATTCACCAGAGCGGCATCGATGCCGCCATTAACGCACAGGCCAGCGGCTTTGCCGGTGTCACGCTGAACCGTGTGGACTTGTACAACGGCAGCAGCAAAATAAAGCCGCTGACCCTGAAAGGGGTGCAGGTCATTGAGCCGTCACGGATTTACGTTGTGGCGCAGGACAGTACCACCGACGTGTATGACGTAACCAAGATGCAGTTTTACACCGATGGCGGCGTCCTGTTCGCCACGGCTCAAAACGACGACGGTTCAACGATTCAGAGCAAGGCGGCTAACGCTACGCTGTTGCTGGCGCACCAGTTGAACCTGAGCGCCAACCCCGGCACGGTTGCCCCGTCTGGTAATGTGTCGATCTATGCGCCCCAGGCGACGGAGTCCCTGTTAGGAACGGCAGAGATTGCCACCCAGTCAGAGGCCAACGGTTCCACCGATGATACCCGGATCATCACCCCCAAGAAGCTGCATAACCGAACGGCTACGGAATCCCGCCGGGGTATTGCTGAAGTAGCAACCCAGACAGAAACCAACGCCGGTACAGACGACAGTCGGCTGGTGACGCCTAAAAAGCTGAAAGCCTGGTGGGACGGGGTTCGGTCATGGGGGAATATTACCGGCAAGCCCTCGGTATACCCTCCCGCTGCCCACAACCACACCATCGCTAATGTGGACGGCCTTCAGACAGCCTTGGACGAAGGCACCCGCCAGGCCACCGAAAGCCAGCGGGGGCAGGCTGAGATTGCTACGCAGGCGGAGGTGAATGCGGGGACTGATCATCAACGGATGGTGACGCCGAAGACGTTGAAAAGCCGGTTGTCGTCGTTTGTTAGGAATGCGACTGAGAGTATTTCAGGTTTTATAAAGATTGGTACTCAGGATGAAATAAATTCTGGTAGTTCAGGCAATGTAGCAGTCACTCCGAGCAAAATGCGTTTTGGTTTTGTCGCATCACTTTCAGGACATATTGGATATATCATTTTTCCCAAATGGCTGGGAGGGTTCATCTTGCAGTGGGGACGCCATTCATTCCAAACATCAGGTAATACCACCCAGTCCCATTCATTTCCTGTAACGTTCCCCAACCAATGTATGAATGTAATTATCGGTGATTGGAATAATTCAGATAATACAGAGTCGTCAGTTAGATTACGGTCATCAACAACAAACTCTCGGTTGGATGTTCACTGTAAAAGTGCATCCTTAGGAAGTACAGCTTTTTCATATCTCGCAATAGGTTTTTGA
- a CDS encoding CHY zinc finger protein encodes MITFSNKNALLAIVSSIFIFCSGFLVLIVCLLSVAPGAEAAGVHFYPYEIQVSEEIKQTQYIQLSELDDGSITIQNIGEQPREFVESSRERGLCIFQPDTGVLTLTPAPSNIEELNQENQDAAGFDSTDSLISTLERLSITSAIPPTQVDEIRLIFEGTYTAVLSNQHPPQRVTPIERLIELIGVLQNRLEESDFREILKEIESLNLWVLVPELAAINNLLPVVSVAAINVDSPNNSLSFQLRETDSALTVDLRVEDGQRSIVTPGRSNEPGAFQTITFQNRPGLCNLSENPEACQEQAAVHENFQEPTILSESELNGMQGPDLGDHASTSTPVPTNVQSDGVATDNTPADSTNNRQGAAGAVATGLQAMIDIVMEQLLLWGSNQANSLLPVVSGSSGDAIVSGVHFGSVMDPAAELRTQAEQSAAAAVNAEDTGSEGCEHYQRRCLVNFECCNETWWPCHRCHNDRSDCGTVKLKARNAKKIKCCSCKEEQGFNEFCQKCGIKFSEYFCPHCQQFSGLKDSPHHCNKCGICRIHGDSSFHCDGCGVCLDNHLKDNHPCSEKSAHEACCVCSESVFFGCKILPCGHKIHQNCANNIIKDGIKNCPTCQQRFVYEKKK; translated from the coding sequence ATGATTACTTTTTCCAATAAAAATGCCTTGCTCGCTATCGTTAGCTCTATATTTATTTTCTGCTCCGGGTTTCTGGTTTTAATTGTTTGCCTGTTGTCAGTGGCGCCCGGAGCCGAGGCGGCAGGGGTGCATTTCTATCCATATGAAATACAGGTCTCGGAGGAAATAAAACAAACTCAATATATACAACTATCTGAGCTCGATGATGGCTCAATCACTATTCAGAATATTGGAGAGCAACCCAGAGAGTTTGTTGAATCGTCAAGAGAACGAGGTTTATGTATTTTTCAGCCTGACACGGGTGTTCTAACCCTGACTCCAGCACCTTCTAATATTGAAGAGTTAAATCAGGAAAACCAGGATGCAGCTGGTTTCGATAGTACGGATTCCCTGATTTCCACTCTTGAAAGACTCAGTATTACCAGTGCTATCCCACCAACACAGGTTGATGAAATTAGATTAATTTTTGAAGGTACTTACACCGCTGTGTTAAGTAACCAGCATCCCCCTCAAAGGGTTACGCCCATTGAACGTTTGATTGAGCTGATCGGGGTTCTGCAAAATAGACTTGAAGAATCAGACTTCAGGGAAATCCTGAAGGAAATTGAAAGTTTAAATCTTTGGGTGCTGGTTCCCGAGTTGGCTGCGATAAATAATCTATTACCTGTCGTATCGGTTGCTGCCATAAACGTAGACTCTCCCAATAACTCACTGTCATTCCAGTTACGGGAAACAGACTCAGCCCTGACAGTTGATCTGAGAGTGGAGGATGGGCAGCGCTCAATTGTTACTCCGGGGCGGAGCAACGAACCGGGAGCCTTTCAAACGATTACCTTCCAGAATCGACCGGGATTATGCAACCTTTCGGAAAACCCAGAAGCCTGTCAGGAACAAGCTGCAGTGCATGAGAACTTTCAGGAACCGACAATACTTTCAGAATCAGAGCTAAATGGTATGCAAGGGCCAGACCTGGGCGACCACGCTTCCACTTCAACACCAGTACCCACTAACGTCCAGAGTGATGGGGTTGCCACAGATAATACGCCGGCTGATTCCACAAATAATCGTCAGGGAGCAGCCGGGGCAGTAGCAACAGGACTGCAGGCAATGATCGACATAGTAATGGAACAACTGCTACTTTGGGGTTCAAATCAGGCGAATAGCCTGCTGCCTGTTGTTTCAGGTTCAAGTGGGGACGCTATTGTTAGTGGCGTCCACTTTGGTTCTGTTATGGATCCGGCAGCTGAACTCCGAACTCAGGCTGAGCAGTCAGCAGCAGCGGCAGTGAATGCAGAGGATACTGGCTCCGAGGGTTGTGAGCATTATCAGCGACGCTGCCTGGTCAATTTTGAATGCTGTAATGAAACATGGTGGCCCTGTCATCGCTGCCACAATGATCGGAGCGATTGTGGAACAGTCAAACTAAAAGCCCGCAACGCAAAAAAAATAAAATGTTGCTCTTGCAAAGAGGAGCAGGGATTCAATGAATTCTGTCAAAAATGCGGCATTAAATTTTCTGAGTATTTTTGTCCCCATTGCCAGCAATTCAGCGGATTGAAAGACAGCCCTCATCACTGCAATAAATGTGGTATATGTCGTATCCATGGGGATAGTTCTTTCCATTGCGATGGGTGCGGTGTTTGCCTTGACAATCACCTCAAAGATAATCATCCGTGCAGTGAAAAATCAGCCCATGAAGCTTGCTGCGTTTGTTCTGAAAGTGTCTTTTTCGGGTGCAAAATATTGCCATGCGGTCATAAAATACACCAAAACTGCGCTAATAATATTATCAAAGACGGTATAAAGAACTGCCCGACTTGCCAACAACGTTTTGTCTATGAGAAAAAAAAATGA
- a CDS encoding PH domain-containing protein, with product MYAVDTDDEYSRLVQAVYDKVILESSKVLLNSKRFSIHILKLADDPTYQEIADALLEVCDMIDFLVKHRGLEEHAWTCAKARDYAKFVADVAKAIEACDEVELKRLTEEMDKGSFL from the coding sequence ATGTACGCTGTTGATACCGATGATGAGTACAGTCGGCTTGTTCAGGCTGTATACGATAAGGTAATTCTTGAAAGCAGCAAAGTTTTGCTAAACAGTAAGCGATTCAGCATTCATATCCTTAAACTTGCTGATGATCCAACTTATCAGGAAATAGCCGACGCTCTACTTGAGGTTTGCGACATGATTGACTTTCTGGTAAAACATCGGGGTTTAGAAGAACATGCTTGGACATGCGCCAAAGCTAGGGATTATGCCAAGTTTGTTGCTGATGTAGCTAAAGCAATAGAAGCATGTGACGAAGTAGAATTAAAAAGACTAACGGAAGAAATGGATAAGGGGAGCTTCCTATGA